GTGTCGCTGGTCTGCGCGAGCGGCCAGGTCTGCAGGCCGAACTTGATATCCTTCACCGGCTCGACCGACCGCACCATCGGCCATAGCGTATCCTTGGTGAATCCGCGGGTAATCGGATGCGGCGGGTAGAGCTCGACCAGCGGACTGAGCCCGAGCGTCGGCCCCTGGAAGAGATGCAGCTGCTGGTCGAGCACGATATCGTCGCCGACCGTGAGGCCCCACTGGCTGACCATGTTGACGAGCGAAGCCTCCGCGGCGGCGAGGTCGGCCCGCGGCGGCCGCAGCATCACCAGCACCCGCCCGCCATTTTTGAGATAGCCGCTGATCGCTTCGATCTCTGCCGGGAACAGCGGCTTCTCCGGCCCGACCACGATCACGACCACGCAATCCGCCGGCACCTTGGGCGCAGTCATCAGCGTGAGCGGCCTGATCTCGTAGTTCTCGCCCGCCAGCGCCTGGGCGGCGCGGCCGAAGCCGCCCGCATTGTCCATGTCCGTAATCGAGGCCTCGCCGTGGCCCTGGAGGAAGCAGGCGGCCTTGGTCCCGGTGCTGGTGACCTTGATGATGCCGTTGGTGATCGCCTGTTCGGTGGTTTCGCTGACATTGGTGCCCTGGTCGCCATACTGGAGATGCGTCGTGGGCATCCGCGTCACGTTGAAACGCGTCGCGATCTCGGGATTCTTCTCGGGATCGATCAACTGGTACGTGATCTTCGGCGAGGCGTAGGTGTACGACTGGTAAAGCTCTTCGGCCCGCGAATCGCGGCCGCCCTGGAAGAAGCCGTAAAACTTGAGCGGCTGCTTGAGCGAGCGCACCACCTTGTCGGATTGCGGCGAGAGACTGAAGACCCGTTCGGAGGTGAGGTCGAAACGGCGATGGTGCAGGGCGAGGATGTAGTTGACCGCGATCAGCACGCCCACGAAGCCGAGCGAGTACACCACCGCGTTGGCGCCGTAGCGGGTCGCGCGATGGCCCATCAGGGTGCCCAGCGTGTCGTGGCTGGAGGTCGCCCACAGCACCACCGCCAATACGCCGAGCACCAGGTTGAGCAGGCAATACATGCCCGCGCCGGTGAGGTAGGCGATCAGCGCGAAGAACAGAAAGACGAGGCCGATCAGGCCAGCCGATGCCATGCTGCGTTGCATCCCGCGCGCTCCGCCCTACCCTATCGCCAACGCGCCGACTCGACCGAGCGCTGGGTCAGAAACAAGGCCACGAAAATCATCGTGCAGAAGTAAACGATGTCGCTGGTATCGATCACGCCGCCGACCATCTGGCCGAAGTGCTGCGGCAGCGACAGGTAGCGCAGCAGGTCGCCAAGAATGCCGCCGCCCGTCTGCAGCGGCCATGAAATCACGTAAAGCAGGAGCAGGATCCCAAGACAGCTTATCGCCGCGATGATCTGGTTCTGCGTGAGCGAGGAAGTGAAAAGCCCGATTGCCACGAAGCATACGCCGAGCAGCGCGAGCGCCACGTAGCCCGCGCCCATCACGCCGACTTCCGGATCGCCGAACACCATCAGGATGATCGGGAAAATCCAGATCAGAGCGATCATGATGACGATGAAGACCGCGGCCGCGATGAACTTGCCGGCGACGATTTCGCCCGTGCGGATCGGCGCGGTCAGCAGGAATTCGTAGGTGCCGCTGCGCTTTTCTTCGGCGAACGCGCGCATCGTGATCGCCGGCACCAGAATCACCATCACCACCGACATGTTGTGCAGCAGCGGTTCGATCACACGGGCATTGAGGTTGAGATGCTCGAGCGCCTGCGCGTTCGACATCGCCGTGTACACCTGCACCATTTCGCTGAACTGCTTGAGCAGCGCGAAGAAAAACCATCCGGCCATCAGCACAAAGACCGTCAGGACCACGTAGGCGACGGGCTGCACGAAGTAACTCGCCAGCTCCTTGCCCGCAATCGTCAGCGCGTTTCTCATCGTTGCTCAACCGCGATCCGCAGCCTCTCAGCCGTGGCCCGCTCCTACCTCCTCCAGCGTTTCCTCGGCCTCCGCAACCTCGTGGCCTTCCTCCTTCGAGATCGCCTCCAGGAACACGTCTTCGAGCGATTTCCCCGCAGGCAGGCTGCCCAGGCTCTCCTCGAGCACCACGCGCCCCGCGTTGATGATCACGACGCGATCGCAGATCTGTGAGACCTCGGGCAGGATATGGGTTGACAGCACGATCGTATGCTGGCCGGAGAGGCCGTGGATCAGCCCGCGGATCTCGTGGATCTGGCGCGGGTCCAGGCCGATCGTCGGTTCGTCGAGCACCAGCACCGGAGGATTGTGGATGATTGCCTGCGCAAGCCCGACGCGCTGACGATAGCCCTTGGAAAGCTGGCCGCAGATGCGATGGGCCATGTCGGCGAGGCCGCAAATCTTGAGCACGCGCTCGACCGCTTCATCAACGTCGGAGCGTCGCATTCCGCGAAGCTTCGCGACAAAGCGCAGGTAGGCCTCGACGCGCATGTCGGAATAGAGCGGCGGCGTCTCGGGCAGATACCCGATCCGGCGGCGCGCCTCGAGCGATTGGGAGAATATGTCGAGACCGTCGACCAGCACGGTGCCGTCCGTCGCCGGCATGAAACCGGTGATGATCCGCATCGTAGTGGTCTTGCCGGCGCCGTTGGGGCCAAGAAAGCCCAGAATCGAACCATGCTCGGCCTTGAAGGAGACGTCGCGCACGGCGACGAAGTCGCCGTAGCGTTTGGTCAGGTTTTTTACCTCGATCATGCAGATCGCCTCGCCGGCAGCCGCGACGGCTCCCAATCCTAACGGGTTTTGACGACGGAACGCTTCCGAAGCTTCAATCCGGCTTCGGCAAACAATCGATCAGTTAAGCTACGCACCCTCAAACTGTCAATATAAGACCTATGCGAACCATAAGAGCTATGCGAACCGAATCAAACGGCGCCCGGCGCCCAGAGCGATTTTGCTTTGCCGGCGGCTTGGGATAGTTTCACACGCCGATGGCTGAAGAAAGGCCGACAGTCTACCTAATCGACGGCTCGGGCTATATTTTCCGCGCGTTCTTCGCCCTGCCGCAGCTCAATAACTCGCGCGGGATGCCCACCAACGCGGTTTACGGCTTCATCCGGATGCTGCTCAAGCTGCTCAAGGAGGAGCGCCCGCGGCATATCGCGGTGGTCTTCGACTCGCCGCGCAAAACCTTCCGCGACGACCTTTTCGAGTCGTACAAGGCCAACCGCGTCGAGGCGCCCAGCGATCTGACCGTGCAGATCCCCTACGTCCTGCGCGCGGTCGAGGCCTTTCGCATCAAGAGTCTGGTGCTCGAGGGTTTCGAGGCCGACGACGTTATCGGCACGCTGGCCGCGCGCGCCGCGCGCAAACGCTTCGACACCGTGATCGTCACCGAGGACAAGGACTTCATGCAGCTCGTCGGGCCGCACGTCACGCTGTGGAACACGATGCGCGATCGGCGCGTGGACTCGCGCGAGGTCCGCGCGCGGCTCGGCGTCGATCCGTCCGCGGTGGTTGACGTGATGGCGCTGATGGGCGATCCGATCGACAACGTCAAGGGCGTCCCCGGCATCGGCGAGAAAACCGCAACCGCGCTGATCAAGCATTTCGGCTCGCTCGACAAGCTCTACGCCAACCTCGGGGAGGTAGAAAAGATCCCGGGCCTGCGCGGCGCGAAGAGAATCGCGGGACTCCTCGCCGAGCATCGCGCCGGCGCCGAACTCGCGCGCAAACTCGTCAGCATCGAGACCGCCGCGCCGGTCGAAACGGAAGTTGAGGCGCTCGATTGGCCCGGTATCGACGAGCGGGCGGTAAGCGAACTGCTGCGCGAGCTCG
The nucleotide sequence above comes from Candidatus Binataceae bacterium. Encoded proteins:
- a CDS encoding GldG family protein; this translates as MASAGLIGLVFLFFALIAYLTGAGMYCLLNLVLGVLAVVLWATSSHDTLGTLMGHRATRYGANAVVYSLGFVGVLIAVNYILALHHRRFDLTSERVFSLSPQSDKVVRSLKQPLKFYGFFQGGRDSRAEELYQSYTYASPKITYQLIDPEKNPEIATRFNVTRMPTTHLQYGDQGTNVSETTEQAITNGIIKVTSTGTKAACFLQGHGEASITDMDNAGGFGRAAQALAGENYEIRPLTLMTAPKVPADCVVVIVVGPEKPLFPAEIEAISGYLKNGGRVLVMLRPPRADLAAAEASLVNMVSQWGLTVGDDIVLDQQLHLFQGPTLGLSPLVELYPPHPITRGFTKDTLWPMVRSVEPVKDIKFGLQTWPLAQTSDT
- a CDS encoding ABC transporter permease subunit, with product MRNALTIAGKELASYFVQPVAYVVLTVFVLMAGWFFFALLKQFSEMVQVYTAMSNAQALEHLNLNARVIEPLLHNMSVVMVILVPAITMRAFAEEKRSGTYEFLLTAPIRTGEIVAGKFIAAAVFIVIMIALIWIFPIILMVFGDPEVGVMGAGYVALALLGVCFVAIGLFTSSLTQNQIIAAISCLGILLLLYVISWPLQTGGGILGDLLRYLSLPQHFGQMVGGVIDTSDIVYFCTMIFVALFLTQRSVESARWR
- a CDS encoding ATP-binding cassette domain-containing protein encodes the protein MIEVKNLTKRYGDFVAVRDVSFKAEHGSILGFLGPNGAGKTTTMRIITGFMPATDGTVLVDGLDIFSQSLEARRRIGYLPETPPLYSDMRVEAYLRFVAKLRGMRRSDVDEAVERVLKICGLADMAHRICGQLSKGYRQRVGLAQAIIHNPPVLVLDEPTIGLDPRQIHEIRGLIHGLSGQHTIVLSTHILPEVSQICDRVVIINAGRVVLEESLGSLPAGKSLEDVFLEAISKEEGHEVAEAEETLEEVGAGHG